A window of the Scandinavium goeteborgense genome harbors these coding sequences:
- the lexA gene encoding transcriptional repressor LexA, with amino-acid sequence MKALTTRQQEVFDLIRDHISQTGMPPTRAEIAQRLGFRSPNAAEEHLKALARKGVLEIVSGASRGIRLLVEEETGIPLIGRVAAGEPLLAQQHIEGHYQVDPAMFKPSADFLLRVSGMSMRDIGILDGDLLAVHKTQDVHNGQVVVARIDDEVTVKRLKKQGSTVELLPENSEFSPIVVDLRQQNFSIEGLAVGVIRNGEWL; translated from the coding sequence ATGAAAGCGTTAACGACCAGGCAGCAAGAGGTGTTCGATCTTATCCGGGATCACATCAGCCAGACGGGCATGCCGCCAACGCGTGCGGAAATCGCGCAGCGCTTGGGGTTCCGTTCCCCGAACGCGGCTGAAGAGCACTTGAAAGCGCTGGCACGTAAAGGCGTTCTCGAGATTGTTTCCGGTGCCTCTCGCGGCATTCGTCTTCTGGTAGAAGAAGAGACCGGTATCCCGCTGATCGGGCGAGTGGCGGCGGGTGAACCCCTGCTTGCACAGCAGCATATCGAAGGCCATTACCAGGTCGATCCGGCGATGTTCAAGCCGAGTGCCGATTTCCTGCTGCGCGTCAGCGGAATGTCGATGCGTGATATCGGTATTCTCGACGGCGATTTGCTCGCGGTTCACAAAACGCAGGATGTGCATAACGGTCAGGTTGTTGTCGCCCGTATCGACGATGAAGTGACGGTTAAGCGCCTGAAAAAACAGGGCAGCACCGTTGAGTTACTGCCTGAAAACAGCGAGTTCTCTCCGATTGTGGTCGATCTGCGTCAGCAGAACTTCTCCATCGAAGGGCTGGCGGTTGGCGTTATTCGCAACGGCGAGTGG
- a CDS encoding diacylglycerol kinase — translation MANDTTGLTRIFKAAGYSWKGFRAAWQNEAAFRQEGVAAVIAIILACWLDVDAITRVLLIGSVLLVMIVEIINSAIEAVVDRIGTERHELSGRAKDMGSAAVFLAIAIATLTWVTLLWSHYR, via the coding sequence ATGGCTAATGATACCACCGGGTTAACCCGAATCTTCAAAGCAGCAGGCTACTCCTGGAAAGGTTTTCGCGCCGCATGGCAAAACGAAGCCGCTTTTCGCCAGGAAGGTGTTGCCGCCGTTATCGCCATCATTCTCGCCTGTTGGTTAGATGTGGATGCCATTACCCGAGTGTTACTGATTGGTTCAGTGCTTCTGGTGATGATAGTGGAAATTATCAACAGTGCGATTGAAGCGGTGGTTGACCGCATCGGGACGGAACGCCACGAACTGTCGGGCCGTGCAAAAGATATGGGGTCCGCCGCCGTGTTTCTGGCGATTGCTATCGCCACACTCACTTGGGTCACGCTGTTGTGGTCGCATTATCGATAA
- the plsB gene encoding glycerol-3-phosphate 1-O-acyltransferase PlsB, protein MSGWPRIYYKLLNLPLSVLVKSKSIPANPAEELGLDTSRPIMYVLPYNSKADLLTLRAQCLAHGLPDPLEPLVIDGTELPRYVFIHGGPRAFTYYTPKEESIKLFHNYLDLHRSNPELDVQMVPVSVMFGRSPGREKGEVNPPLRMMNGFQKFFAVTWLGRDSFVRFSPSVSLRRMATEHGTDKIIAQKLARVARTHFARQRLAAVGPRLPARQDLFNKLLASKAIARAVEDEARSKKISHEKAQQNAVALMEEIAANFSYEMIRLTDRVLGFTWNRLYQGINVNNAERVRQLAHDGHEIVYVPCHRSHMDYMLLSYVLYHQGLVPPHIAAGINLNFWPAGPIFRRLGAFFIRRTFKGNKLYSTVFREYLGELFSRGYSVEYFVEGGRSRTGRLLDPKTGTLSMTIQAMLRGGTRPITLVPIYIGYEHVMEVGTYAKELRGATKEKESLPQMLRGLSKLRNLGQGYVNFGEPLPLMTYLNQHVPEWRESIDPIESIRPAWLTPTVNNIADDLMVRINNAGAANAMNLCVTALLASRQRSLTREQLTEQLDCYLQLMRNVPYAADATVPSVTASALIDHALQMNKFEVEKDTIGDIIILPREQAVLMTYYRNNITHMLMIPSLLAAIVTQHRTISRIEMVRHVELLYPMLKAELFLRWEKEELAGVIDELLAEMQRQGLVTVDNDDVRINPSHSRTLQLLAAGARETLQRYAITFWLLSANPSINRSTLEKESRTVAQRLSVLHGINAPEFFDKAVFSTLVLTLRDEGYISDSGDAEPAETLKIYQLLAALLAPDVRLTIESASQDA, encoded by the coding sequence ATGTCTGGCTGGCCACGAATTTACTACAAATTACTGAATTTACCATTAAGCGTGCTGGTAAAAAGCAAGTCTATCCCGGCAAATCCTGCTGAGGAACTGGGACTCGATACCTCACGCCCTATTATGTACGTTCTGCCGTATAACTCGAAGGCAGATCTGCTGACTTTACGCGCCCAATGTCTGGCGCATGGTCTTCCAGACCCGCTGGAGCCGCTCGTGATCGACGGCACCGAGCTGCCGCGTTATGTGTTCATTCACGGCGGCCCGCGTGCGTTTACGTATTACACGCCGAAAGAAGAGTCTATCAAGCTGTTCCACAATTATCTGGATTTGCATCGCAGCAATCCAGAACTTGATGTGCAGATGGTGCCGGTGTCCGTGATGTTTGGGCGCTCTCCGGGCCGCGAAAAAGGCGAAGTCAACCCGCCGCTGCGCATGATGAATGGCTTCCAGAAGTTCTTTGCCGTGACCTGGCTTGGTCGCGATAGCTTCGTGCGTTTCTCGCCGTCCGTTTCGCTGCGCCGCATGGCCACCGAGCACGGCACCGACAAAATTATCGCACAGAAGCTGGCCCGTGTGGCACGAACGCACTTTGCCCGTCAGCGTCTGGCGGCCGTAGGCCCACGCCTACCTGCACGTCAGGACTTGTTTAACAAGCTGCTGGCGTCCAAAGCGATTGCCCGCGCGGTAGAAGACGAAGCGCGCAGCAAGAAAATTTCCCATGAGAAAGCGCAGCAAAACGCCGTCGCCCTGATGGAAGAGATTGCCGCCAACTTCTCTTACGAAATGATTCGCCTCACCGACCGCGTGCTGGGCTTCACCTGGAACCGTTTGTACCAGGGGATCAACGTGAATAACGCCGAGCGCGTGCGCCAACTGGCTCACGATGGCCATGAAATTGTGTATGTGCCCTGCCACCGCAGCCACATGGACTACATGCTGCTGTCTTACGTGCTCTATCACCAGGGGCTGGTGCCGCCGCATATCGCCGCGGGCATCAACCTGAACTTCTGGCCAGCCGGCCCGATTTTCCGTCGTCTGGGCGCGTTCTTTATCCGTCGTACCTTCAAGGGCAACAAGCTCTATTCCACTGTGTTCCGTGAATACCTCGGCGAGCTGTTCAGCCGTGGTTACTCCGTAGAATACTTCGTGGAAGGCGGTCGTTCCCGTACCGGTCGTCTGCTGGACCCGAAAACCGGCACCCTGTCGATGACTATTCAGGCAATGCTGCGCGGCGGCACCCGACCTATCACCCTCGTACCAATCTACATCGGCTATGAGCACGTGATGGAAGTGGGGACTTACGCAAAAGAACTGCGTGGTGCGACTAAAGAGAAAGAGAGCCTGCCGCAGATGCTGCGTGGGTTAAGCAAGCTGCGCAATCTCGGCCAGGGTTACGTCAACTTTGGTGAACCGTTGCCGCTGATGACCTACCTGAACCAGCACGTGCCGGAATGGCGTGAATCAATCGATCCGATTGAATCCATTCGCCCGGCATGGCTGACGCCAACAGTGAATAACATCGCCGATGATCTGATGGTGCGTATTAACAACGCGGGCGCGGCTAACGCCATGAACCTGTGTGTGACTGCGCTGCTGGCGTCGCGCCAACGTTCTCTGACTCGCGAGCAGCTGACCGAACAGCTGGATTGCTATCTGCAGCTGATGCGCAATGTGCCGTACGCAGCAGATGCTACGGTGCCGTCGGTCACTGCCAGCGCGCTGATTGACCACGCGTTGCAGATGAACAAGTTCGAAGTCGAGAAAGACACCATCGGCGATATCATCATTCTGCCGCGCGAGCAGGCAGTGCTGATGACGTACTATCGCAACAACATCACCCACATGCTGATGATTCCGTCCCTGCTGGCGGCTATCGTGACGCAGCACCGGACTATCTCCCGCATTGAGATGGTCCGTCATGTGGAGTTGTTGTACCCGATGCTGAAAGCCGAGCTGTTCCTGCGTTGGGAAAAAGAAGAGCTGGCGGGCGTTATCGACGAGCTGCTGGCAGAAATGCAGCGTCAGGGTCTGGTGACGGTTGATAACGACGACGTTCGTATTAATCCGTCCCACTCCCGCACTCTGCAGCTGTTGGCCGCCGGGGCGCGTGAAACGCTGCAACGTTATGCGATAACCTTCTGGCTGCTGAGCGCTAATCCGTCTATCAACCGCAGTACGCTTGAAAAAGAGAGCCGTACCGTGGCTCAGCGTCTGTCGGTGCTGCACGGCATTAACGCCCCGGAGTTCTTCGACAAAGCGGTGTTCAGTACTTTGGTGCTGACCCTGCGTGACGAAGGCTACATCAGCGACAGTGGCGATGCAGAACCGGCTGAGACGCTGAAAATCTATCAGCTGTTGGCCGCACTGCTGGCACCGGATGTTCGCCTGACTATCGAGAGCGCCAGTCAGGACGCTTGA